From Actinosynnema mirum DSM 43827, a single genomic window includes:
- a CDS encoding extracellular solute-binding protein: MRTKWKRPFTALVAGGLVAGLVACSGDDPGSEPVNLDGKRVGAMADFAAGTPFKATEPLDFGILYNDHANYPIKNEWMLWSELTSRTNVTLKPTVVPNSDYDQKRSLVIGAGDAPEIISKTYPGMERPFVASGAILPVSDYLDLMPNFKAKVERWGLKKDLETLRQDDGKFYVLPGLHEAPWQDYTLAFRTDELTRLGIATPKNWDEVHTALKAIKAAHPDSYPLSDRFEGKALLNYLGMTYGTAAGWGYVNATWDEKAQKLEYSASSPQYRQMLEYLRKLVDEGLLDPESFTRKDDQIAIRKFANGESFAISANAQNVVNDYRPAISGIPGATVAKIPLPAGPAGNLITGSRLENGLMIPAKAAESEHFVAMMQYVDWVWYSEEGQELVKWGVPGTTYDKDASGKRVLNPGVAYAGTNTGAPKHLQKDFGFAGGVFAYGGPTELLRSTFTDEEIAFQEEMAKKTSAPLVPPYPFTEEEREQSSLWETPLKDYANQSALQFILGDRDLSTWDAYVSELDAKGRTQFVDLANSAHQRYKQKNG, encoded by the coding sequence ATGCGCACGAAGTGGAAGAGGCCGTTCACCGCACTGGTGGCGGGCGGTCTGGTCGCGGGCCTGGTGGCCTGCAGCGGGGACGACCCCGGTTCGGAGCCGGTGAACCTGGACGGCAAGCGGGTGGGCGCCATGGCCGACTTCGCCGCGGGGACGCCGTTCAAGGCCACCGAGCCGCTGGACTTCGGCATCCTCTACAACGACCACGCCAACTACCCGATCAAGAACGAGTGGATGCTGTGGTCGGAGCTGACCTCGCGCACCAACGTCACGCTCAAGCCGACGGTGGTGCCCAACAGCGACTACGACCAGAAGCGCAGCCTGGTCATCGGGGCCGGTGACGCGCCGGAGATCATCTCCAAGACCTACCCCGGCATGGAGCGGCCGTTCGTCGCCTCCGGCGCGATCCTGCCGGTCAGCGACTACCTCGACCTGATGCCGAACTTCAAGGCCAAGGTCGAGAGGTGGGGGCTGAAGAAGGACCTGGAGACGCTGCGCCAGGACGACGGCAAGTTCTACGTGCTGCCCGGCCTGCACGAGGCCCCGTGGCAGGACTACACGCTGGCGTTCCGCACCGACGAGCTGACCCGGCTGGGCATCGCGACGCCGAAGAACTGGGACGAGGTCCACACCGCGCTCAAGGCGATCAAGGCGGCGCACCCGGACAGCTACCCGCTGTCGGACCGGTTCGAGGGCAAGGCGCTGCTGAACTACCTCGGCATGACCTACGGCACCGCCGCCGGGTGGGGCTACGTCAACGCGACCTGGGACGAGAAGGCGCAGAAGCTGGAGTACAGCGCCTCCAGCCCGCAGTACAGGCAGATGCTGGAGTACCTGCGCAAGCTCGTCGACGAAGGGCTGCTCGACCCGGAGAGCTTCACCCGCAAGGACGACCAGATCGCGATCCGCAAGTTCGCCAACGGCGAGTCGTTCGCCATCAGCGCCAACGCGCAGAACGTGGTCAACGACTACCGGCCCGCGATCTCCGGCATCCCCGGCGCGACCGTGGCGAAGATCCCGCTGCCCGCGGGGCCCGCCGGGAACCTGATCACCGGGTCGCGGCTGGAGAACGGGCTGATGATCCCGGCCAAGGCCGCCGAGAGCGAGCACTTCGTCGCGATGATGCAGTACGTCGACTGGGTCTGGTACTCCGAGGAGGGCCAGGAGCTGGTCAAGTGGGGCGTGCCCGGCACGACCTACGACAAGGACGCCTCGGGCAAGCGGGTGCTGAACCCCGGCGTCGCCTACGCGGGCACGAACACCGGCGCGCCCAAGCACCTGCAGAAGGACTTCGGGTTCGCGGGCGGCGTGTTCGCCTACGGCGGCCCGACGGAGCTGCTGCGCTCGACGTTCACCGACGAGGAGATCGCGTTCCAGGAGGAGATGGCGAAGAAGACGTCCGCCCCGCTGGTGCCGCCGTACCCGTTCACCGAGGAGGAGCGCGAGCAGTCCTCGCTCTGGGAGACCCCGCTCAAGGACTACGCGAACCAGTCGGCGCTGCAGTTCATCCTGGGCGACCGGGACCTGTCGACCTGGGACGCGTACGTGAGCGAGCTGGACGCCAAGGGGCGGACGCAGTTCGTGGACCTGGCCAACAGCGCCCACCAGCGCTACAAGCAGAAGAACGGCTGA
- a CDS encoding carbohydrate ABC transporter permease yields MTPDLAEKAGELEKPLVRAAPRGLDDSPGYRVFRVVNTALLLGVVAVTLYPFLNIVAQSFSDEQAIRTGRVNLLPQGFDLKTYRFVMADPAFWNGYLNTVVYTVVATAIAMALTTVYAYVLSKRRLKGRGLLIGIAVFTMFFNGGLIPNYVLISSLGMKNTLWAVVLPNAISVFNLLVMKSFFENLPSELEEAAVVDGLSAYGVLLRIVLPLSKAVLATMVLFYAVANWNAWFGAFLYFDRADLFPVTVYLRNMIAGASGADAVGAGGSADVAQVSANIKAVTMVLTVLPVLVVYPFVQRFFVSGVMLGAVKQ; encoded by the coding sequence GTGACGCCGGATCTGGCCGAGAAGGCCGGGGAGCTGGAGAAGCCCCTCGTGCGCGCGGCCCCGCGCGGGCTCGACGACAGCCCCGGCTACCGGGTGTTCCGGGTGGTGAACACCGCGCTGCTGCTGGGCGTGGTCGCGGTGACGCTGTACCCGTTCCTGAACATCGTGGCCCAGTCGTTCAGCGACGAGCAGGCCATCCGCACGGGCCGGGTGAACCTGCTGCCGCAGGGGTTCGACCTGAAGACGTACCGGTTCGTCATGGCGGACCCGGCGTTCTGGAACGGCTACCTGAACACCGTGGTGTACACGGTGGTGGCCACCGCGATCGCCATGGCGCTGACCACGGTCTACGCCTACGTGCTGTCCAAGCGGCGGCTCAAGGGGCGCGGGCTGCTGATCGGGATCGCCGTGTTCACCATGTTCTTCAACGGCGGCCTGATCCCGAACTACGTGCTGATCTCCAGCCTGGGCATGAAGAACACGCTGTGGGCGGTGGTGCTGCCGAACGCGATCAGCGTGTTCAACCTGCTGGTGATGAAGTCGTTCTTCGAGAACCTGCCGTCCGAGCTGGAGGAGGCGGCGGTCGTCGACGGCCTGAGCGCCTACGGCGTGCTGCTGCGGATCGTGCTGCCGCTGTCCAAGGCGGTGCTGGCGACGATGGTGCTGTTCTACGCGGTGGCGAACTGGAACGCGTGGTTCGGGGCGTTCCTGTACTTCGACCGGGCCGACCTGTTCCCGGTGACGGTGTACCTGCGGAACATGATCGCCGGGGCCTCCGGGGCGGACGCGGTCGGCGCGGGCGGGTCGGCCGACGTGGCGCAGGTGTCGGCGAACATCAAGGCCGTGACGATGGTGCTCACCGTCCTGCCGGTCCTGGTGGTCTACCCGTTCGTCCAGAGGTTCTTCGTGTCGGGCGTGATGCTCGGCGCGGTCAAGCAGTAG